In Arachis hypogaea cultivar Tifrunner chromosome 2, arahy.Tifrunner.gnm2.J5K5, whole genome shotgun sequence, a genomic segment contains:
- the LOC112727830 gene encoding protein FAR1-RELATED SEQUENCE 5-like: MSDYQLFGDVMAFDSTYRSNKYKKPLVVFSGSNHHKQTAIFGFVLLEDEEVRTYRWLLLNLVDVMGEKMPCVVVTDRDKAMCAAIAEVFPAARHRLCGWHLEKNCVQRVKDTEFRKVFKKAMYANFEVEDFEEYWKKAVESLGLQNNSWVQSTYELKESWATAYLRGTFCAGYRTTSRCEGINAYIKGFLKSTDSMLELVHSLDRVVKDYRNNEVTAQFYSTYYSPVLTTGLDSIELFASKLYTRAVFRELKKQIKGVATLLFRGRDSISTTVVYKFSRRAPLVGFTRFCSTPMTRKFSATVRCGIAR; this comes from the coding sequence ATGTCGGACTATCAGTTATTTGGAGATGTTATGGCTTTTGATTCGACGTATCGGTCTAATAAGTACAAGAAACCGCTTGTAGTGTTCTCAGGGTCAAATCACCACAAACAGACAGCCATTTTTGGATTTGTGCTACTGGAGGATGAGGAAGTTCGTACTTACCGGTGGTTGCTATTAAACCTTGTAGATGTAATGGGAGAGAAGATGCCGTGCGTTGTTGTCACGGATAGGGACAAAGCAATGTGCGCAGCCATCGCGGAGGTGTTCCCGGCAGCTAGGCACCGGCTGTGCGGGTGGCACTTGGAGAAAAATTGTGTTCAGAGGGTTAAGGATACTGAATTTCGGAAGGTCTTTAAGAAGGCTATGTATGCCAACTTCGAGGTGGAGGACTTCGAGGAATATTGGAAGAAGGCGGTGGAGTCACTTGGCCTTCAAAATAATAGTTGGGTTCAAAGCACGTACGAGCTCAAAGAGAGTTGGGCAACAGCATATCTCCGGGGCACATTCTGTGCGGGATATAGGACAACCTCCAGGTGTGAGGGAATTAATGCATACATAAAGGGGTTCCTGAAATCCACTGATAGCATGTTGGAGCTGGTGCACAGCTTAGATCGCGTTGTAAAGGATTATCGAAACAATGAAGTCACGGCACAGTTCTATTCTACGTATTATAGCCCCGTGTTAACAACCGGGCTTGACTCCATTGAGCTTTTTGCATCAAAACTGTACACGCGGGCAGTTTTTAGAGAGTTGAAGAAACAAATCAAGGGTGTTGCGACCTTGCTGTTTCGTGGGAGAGATAGCATCAGCACAACGGTTGTCTACAAGTTTTCAAGGAGGGCGCCCCTGGTAGGATTCACAAGGTTTTGTTCGACCCCGATGACAAGAAAATTCAGTGCGACTGTTCGATGTGGAATAgcgaggtga
- the LOC112727822 gene encoding protein FAR1-RELATED SEQUENCE 5-like: MDFNGMFGAEMELSDENSSDGYCGHYYASDDEGEEDEGGQDFGGEEGDPTGRKEDEHGNFSGGASHAGDGGKNWPVVAEDFLGMEFVGEQDAYLAYKEFARTRGFGVRKGDVGRVDGVLVRRDFFCHCQGTRHHKHYDRPERVREERLESQTDCKAKLKIYYDVQRSVWKVRTIFDKHNHELASAMFSHLLPSHRKMSNGDKAQVDSMKKFGIPTSKIMAYMAGQSGGYGMLRFTKRDLYNYVHGQRLAQINDGDAAATISYLEGKANADMTTVARYTRTAENRLGSILWVDGKMMSNYQLFGDVMAFDSTYRSNKYKKPLVVFSGSNHHKQTAIFRFVLLEDEEVRTYRWLLLNLVDVMGEKMPCVVVTDGDKAMRAAIAEVFPAARHRLYGWHLEKNCVQRVKDTEFRKVFKKAMYANFEVEDFEEYWKKAVESLGLQNNSWVQSTYELKESWATAYLRGTFCAGYRTTSKCEGINAYIKGFLKSTDSMLELVHSLDRVVKDYRNNEVTAQFYSTYYSPVLTTGLDSIELFASKLYTQAVFREVKKQIKGVATLLFRWRDSISTTVVYKFSRMGAPGRIHKVLFNPDDKKIQCDCSMWNSEGIPCSHIFCVMKYEGLEQIPDSLILRRWCKDAKDSSRMPVITRPGHEGRMLRYAALCSATSLVARLGSEEVEDF; this comes from the coding sequence ATGGATTTCAATGGGATGTTTGGAGCCGAAATGGAACTGTCAGATGAGAACAGCTCGGATGGATATTGTGGCCATTATTATGCGAGTGACGATGAAGGTGAGGAGGACGAAGGTGGTCAGGACTTCGGTGGTGAGGAAGGTGACCCAACAGGTCGCAAAGAAGATGAACATGGTAACTTCTCAGGTGGTGCCAGTCATGCAGGGGATGGTGGGAAAAATTGGCCGGTTGTGGCAGAGGATTTCCTAGGCATGGAGTTTGTTGGCGAGCAGGATGCCTACCTTGCGTACAAGGAGTTTGCTAGAACAAGGGGCTTTGGGGTCCGCAAGGGAGATGTGGGGCGTGTTGATGGGGTTTTGGTCAGGAGAGACTTTTTCTGCCACTGCCAAGGCACAAGACATCATAAGCACTATGATCGTCCTGAGCGAGTTAGGGAGGAGAGATTGGAGAGTCAAACTGACTGCAAGGCGAAGTTGAAGATTTACTATGATGTGCAACGCAGTGTGTGGAAGGTCAGGACTATCTTCGATAAGCACAACCACGAGCTTGCTTCGGCCATGTTTTCCCACCTCTTGCCTAGTCATCGCAAGATGAGTAACGGTGACAAAGCGCAAGTTGATAGCATGAAGAAGTTTGGGATACCAACCTCGAAGATAATGGCTTATATGGCTGGTCAATCTGGAGGGTATGGAATGCTGCGATTTACAAAGCGTGATTTGTATAATTACGTACACGGGCAAAGGCTAGCCCAAATCAATGATGGTGATGCTGCAGCAACAATCAGTTACTTGGAGGGCAAGGCGAATGCCGACATGACGACTGTCGCCCGTTACACGCGAACTGCGGAAAATCGGCTAGGGAGCATTCTCTGGGTCGACGGTAAGATGATGTCGAACTATCAGTTATTTGGAGATGTTATGGCTTTTGATTCGACGTATCGGTCTAATAAGTACAAGAAACCGCTTGTAGTGTTCTCAGGGTCAAATCACCACAAACAGACAGCCATTTTCAGATTTGTGCTACTGGAGGATGAGGAAGTTCGTACTTACCGGTGGTTGCTATTAAACCTTGTAGATGTAATGGGAGAGAAGATGCCGTGCGTTGTTGTCACGGATGGGGACAAAGCAATGCGCGCAGCCATCGCGGAGGTGTTCCCGGCAGCTAGGCACCGGCTGTACGGGTGGCACTTGGAGAAAAATTGTGTTCAGAGGGTTAAGGATACTGAATTCCGGAAGGTCTTTAAGAAGGCTATGTATGCCAACTTCGAGGTGGAGGACTTCGAGGAATATTGGAAGAAGGCGGTGGAGTCACTTGGCCTTCAAAATAATAGTTGGGTTCAAAGCACGTACGAGCTCAAAGAGAGTTGGGCAACAGCATATCTCCGGGGCACGTTCTGTGCGGGATACAGGACAACCTCCAAGTGTGAGGGAATTAATGCATACATAAAGGGGTTCCTGAAATCCACTGATAGCATGTTGGAGCTGGTGCACAGCTTAGATCGCGTTGTAAAGGATTATCGAAACAATGAAGTCACGGCACAGTTCTATTCTACGTATTATAGCCCCGTGTTAACAACCGGGCTTGACTCCATTGAGCTTTTTGCATCAAAACTGTACACGCAGGCAGTTTTTAGAGAGGTGAAGAAACAAATCAAGGGTGTTGCGACCTTGCTGTTTCGTTGGAGAGATAGCATCAGCACAACGGTTGTCTACAAGTTTTCAAGGATGGGCGCCCCTGGTAGGATTCACAAGGTTTTGTTCAACCCCGATGACAAGAAAATTCAGTGCGACTGTTCGATGTGGAATAGCGAGGGTATTCCATGTAGTCACATATTCTGCGTGATGAAATACGAGGGTTTGGAACAAATACCAGACAGTCTTATATTGAGAAGATGGTGCAAGGATGCAAAAGATTCTAGCCGGATGCCGGTGATTACGAGACCTGGACACGAGGGTCGCATGCTTAGGTATGCCGCACTTTGTTCGGCTACAAGCTTGGTCGCCAGACTTGGTTCGGAAGAGGTGGAAGACTTTTGA